In Pseudomonadota bacterium, a genomic segment contains:
- a CDS encoding DUF5928 domain-containing protein, translating to MAKIAYILLCHKDPKSVIEQARRLTAVGDAVSIHFDRSANTADCALIREALGENPRVTFAKRRVKCGWGEWSLVRASLNALEAAVDAFPQATHFYMLSGDCMPTKSAEYAHAFLDARDVDYIESFDFFTSDWIKTGMKEDRLIYRHVFNERQQKKRFYWSYHFQKWAGLTREVPSDIQMMIGSQWWCLRRTTVEKVLDFAKTRRDVMRFFATTWIPDETFFQTLVRHLVPSAEIEERSPTFKMFTDYGMPLTFYNDQYDLLLSQDALFARKISPHAKELKTRLGRLYAAKGVRFDISNEGKQLFEFLTGRGREGRRFAPRFWEQAASLGRDRELMIVVCKKWHVAKRLIARIKQETNLPVIEYLFHEEDTRLPDLGGIQSTLEKRTRHRRALMGMLFDYYETDRLLICLDPSSFDLMMDFEHDRSKTKILEVACVFTDEYLLGHAARVGLAGDRSPPETIERLLPTIRRDVVFEHERLRDAGFKHYHRISEGETPEQMAVPLGAFLDLPPDKAGAVAATDYLFVD from the coding sequence ATGGCAAAGATCGCCTACATCTTGCTCTGCCATAAGGACCCGAAGTCCGTGATCGAGCAGGCGCGCCGCCTGACGGCGGTGGGGGATGCCGTGTCGATCCATTTCGACAGGAGCGCGAATACCGCCGATTGTGCTCTGATCCGCGAGGCCCTGGGCGAGAACCCCCGGGTGACATTCGCCAAGCGCCGCGTGAAATGCGGGTGGGGAGAATGGTCGCTCGTGCGCGCATCGCTCAACGCGCTCGAGGCGGCGGTGGACGCCTTCCCGCAGGCCACGCACTTCTACATGCTCTCCGGCGATTGCATGCCCACGAAAAGCGCTGAATACGCCCATGCGTTCCTCGATGCGCGCGACGTCGACTACATCGAGAGCTTCGATTTCTTCACCTCCGACTGGATCAAGACCGGCATGAAGGAAGATCGGCTGATCTACCGGCATGTCTTCAACGAGCGGCAGCAGAAGAAGCGCTTTTACTGGTCCTACCACTTCCAGAAATGGGCGGGGCTGACGCGGGAGGTCCCCAGCGACATCCAGATGATGATCGGCTCGCAATGGTGGTGCTTGCGGCGGACCACGGTGGAGAAGGTTCTCGACTTCGCGAAGACGCGCCGGGACGTGATGCGCTTCTTTGCCACCACGTGGATCCCCGACGAGACCTTCTTCCAGACGCTGGTGCGCCATCTCGTGCCCAGCGCGGAGATCGAGGAGCGCTCGCCCACGTTCAAGATGTTCACCGATTACGGGATGCCGCTGACCTTCTACAACGATCAGTACGACCTGCTTCTGAGCCAGGACGCGCTCTTCGCGCGCAAGATCAGCCCCCATGCCAAGGAGCTCAAGACGCGGCTGGGGCGGCTCTACGCGGCCAAGGGCGTGCGCTTTGACATCTCCAACGAGGGCAAGCAGCTCTTCGAGTTCCTCACCGGGCGGGGCCGCGAGGGACGACGCTTCGCGCCGCGCTTCTGGGAGCAGGCCGCGAGCCTCGGGCGCGACCGGGAGCTCATGATCGTCGTCTGTAAGAAGTGGCACGTGGCCAAGCGGCTCATCGCGCGCATCAAGCAGGAGACGAACCTGCCCGTCATCGAGTACCTCTTCCACGAGGAGGACACGCGCCTGCCCGACCTCGGCGGGATCCAGTCCACCCTGGAGAAACGCACGCGCCACCGGCGCGCGCTCATGGGGATGCTCTTCGATTACTACGAGACGGACCGGCTGCTCATCTGCCTCGATCCGTCGAGCTTCGATCTGATGATGGATTTCGAGCATGACCGCTCGAAGACGAAGATCCTCGAGGTCGCCTGCGTCTTCACTGACGAATACCTGCTCGGCCATGCCGCCCGCGTGGGCCTCGCGGGGGACCGTTCTCCGCCCGAGACGATCGAGCGGCTTTTGCCCACGATCCGGCGTGACGTGGTCTTCGAGCACGAGCGGCTGCGCGATGCGGGCTTCAAGCACTACCACCGCATCAGCGAGGGCGAGACGCCGGAGCAGATGGCCGTTCCGCTCGGCGCGTTCCTCGATCTGCCGCCCGACAAGGCGGGCGCGGTGGCTGCGACGGATTACCTCTTCGTGGATTGA
- a CDS encoding HIT domain-containing protein: MPYAYDPENIFAKILRGEIPNTTVLETDHSLAFRDINPLAPEHVLVIPKGGYVNYDHFAAEASDAEIIDFTRTIRAVTEALGVEPGSGGAGYRLLSNAGEDAIQEVPHLHVHVVAGRNLGRMLQPAR, from the coding sequence ATGCCCTACGCCTACGACCCCGAGAATATCTTCGCCAAGATCCTGCGGGGTGAGATCCCGAATACCACGGTGCTTGAGACCGATCACTCGCTCGCCTTCCGCGACATCAATCCGCTGGCGCCGGAGCACGTGCTCGTCATCCCCAAGGGGGGCTACGTGAATTACGATCACTTTGCCGCCGAAGCCTCCGACGCGGAAATCATAGACTTCACCCGCACTATCCGGGCAGTGACCGAGGCGCTGGGCGTCGAGCCCGGATCGGGCGGCGCTGGCTACCGGCTTCTGTCAAATGCCGGCGAGGACGCGATCCAGGAAGTGCCGCATCTCCATGTGCACGTGGTCGCGGGCCGCAACTTGGGTCGGATGCTGCAGCCCGCGCGCTAG
- a CDS encoding YbaB/EbfC family nucleoid-associated protein has protein sequence MLKGLGGLGDMAGMMKKAQEMQSKMAELQESLATLTVVGESGAGLVKATATAKGELTGLDIDPSIFDPNEKEVVEDLILAAIKEAQAKAQQKSQDEMSKLTQEMGLPADMKLPF, from the coding sequence ATGCTCAAGGGACTAGGCGGCCTCGGCGACATGGCCGGGATGATGAAGAAGGCGCAGGAGATGCAGTCGAAGATGGCCGAGCTCCAGGAGAGCCTCGCCACGCTCACGGTCGTGGGTGAAAGCGGCGCGGGCCTCGTGAAGGCCACGGCCACGGCCAAGGGCGAGCTCACGGGCCTCGATATCGACCCCTCGATCTTCGATCCCAACGAAAAGGAAGTGGTCGAAGACCTCATCCTCGCCGCCATCAAGGAGGCGCAGGCCAAGGCCCAGCAGAAGAGCCAGGACGAGATGTCGAAGCTCACCCAGGAGATGGGCCTGCCGGCGGACATGAAGCTGCCCTTCTGA
- a CDS encoding DNA polymerase III subunit gamma/tau — MTEQAYQVLARKYRPETFADLVGQDAMVRTLKNAFEADRIAQAFIMTGIRGTGKTTTARIIAKGMNCIGPDGNGGPTTEPCGACEHCTAIMEGRHVDVLEMDAASNTGVANIREIIDSVHYRAASARYKVYIIDEVHMLSTGAFNALLKTLEEPPAHVKFIFATTEIRKVPVTVLSRCQRFDLRRIEPEDMVSMLARIAKAEGAQIAEDALALITRAAEGSARDAQSLLDQAISHGAGETTAEQVRAMLGLADRGRVLDLFDMIMKGDAAGALAELSGQYADGADPMAVLRDLAEITHWISVVKITPDAAEDPTIGPDERARGQAMAEALPMRVLTRQWQMLLTALDEVGRSPNAMMAAEMAIIRLTHVAELPAPDDLVRKLKDTPAPPPMPSAPAGPHDGGSGPGPGHGMPADTPRADAPRAVAQPSGAATALAAAPAPGLERYARFEDVVELIRTHRDGKLLVDVEAGIRLVSYAPGRITFTPSEEATPDLAQRLGARLQSWTGNRWAVIVEDGGAAPTLKETLNAERIRLEDAARAHPMVQAVFEAFPGAKIIDIRTPEAIAAEAEGEALQAVEDEWDPFDED; from the coding sequence ATGACCGAACAAGCCTACCAGGTGCTCGCCCGGAAGTACCGGCCCGAAACCTTCGCCGACCTCGTGGGGCAGGACGCGATGGTGCGCACGCTGAAGAACGCCTTCGAGGCCGACCGGATCGCGCAGGCCTTCATCATGACAGGCATTCGGGGCACGGGCAAAACCACCACCGCGCGGATCATCGCCAAGGGCATGAACTGCATCGGGCCCGACGGGAACGGCGGGCCCACAACGGAGCCCTGCGGGGCGTGCGAGCACTGCACGGCGATCATGGAAGGGCGGCATGTCGACGTCCTCGAGATGGACGCGGCCTCCAATACCGGCGTGGCCAATATCCGCGAGATCATCGACAGCGTGCATTACCGGGCCGCCTCAGCGCGCTACAAGGTCTACATCATCGACGAGGTGCACATGCTGTCGACGGGCGCGTTCAACGCGCTCCTGAAGACGCTGGAAGAGCCCCCCGCCCACGTGAAGTTCATCTTCGCCACGACCGAGATCAGGAAGGTCCCGGTTACGGTGCTGTCGCGCTGCCAGCGCTTTGACCTGCGCCGCATCGAGCCCGAAGACATGGTCTCGATGCTTGCCCGCATCGCCAAGGCCGAGGGCGCCCAGATCGCCGAGGATGCGCTGGCGCTTATCACCCGCGCCGCCGAGGGCTCCGCGCGGGACGCGCAGTCGCTCCTCGATCAGGCGATCTCCCACGGCGCCGGCGAGACGACCGCCGAGCAGGTCCGCGCGATGCTCGGCCTCGCGGACCGGGGAAGGGTGCTCGATCTCTTCGACATGATCATGAAAGGCGATGCCGCGGGCGCGCTCGCCGAGCTCTCGGGCCAATACGCCGACGGGGCAGATCCCATGGCCGTCCTGCGCGATCTGGCCGAGATCACGCACTGGATCAGCGTGGTGAAGATCACGCCAGACGCCGCCGAGGACCCGACCATCGGCCCCGACGAGCGCGCGCGGGGGCAGGCCATGGCCGAGGCGCTGCCCATGCGCGTGCTCACGCGGCAATGGCAGATGCTGCTCACGGCGCTCGACGAGGTGGGGCGCAGCCCCAATGCCATGATGGCTGCGGAGATGGCGATCATCCGTCTGACCCACGTGGCCGAGCTGCCCGCGCCGGACGACCTGGTGCGGAAGCTCAAGGACACTCCCGCACCGCCACCGATGCCTTCCGCGCCCGCTGGGCCTCATGACGGAGGTTCCGGGCCAGGCCCGGGACACGGCATGCCTGCCGATACACCACGCGCCGATGCCCCGCGCGCCGTGGCGCAGCCCTCGGGCGCGGCGACGGCGCTCGCGGCGGCCCCGGCACCGGGCCTCGAACGGTACGCGCGCTTCGAAGACGTGGTCGAACTCATTCGCACCCACCGCGACGGCAAGCTCCTCGTGGACGTGGAGGCGGGCATTCGCCTCGTCTCCTACGCCCCCGGCCGCATCACCTTCACCCCCTCGGAGGAGGCGACGCCGGACCTCGCACAGCGCCTTGGCGCCCGGCTCCAGAGCTGGACGGGCAATCGCTGGGCGGTGATCGTGGAGGATGGCGGCGCGGCTCCTACGCTCAAGGAGACACTGAACGCCGAGCGGATCCGTCTCGAGGACGCGGCCCGTGCCCATCCCATGGTCCAGGCCGTTTTCGAGGCCTTTCCCGGCGCAAAGATCATCGACATCCGCACGCCCGAGGCCATCGCCGCGGAAGCCGAAGGCGAGGCGTTGCAGGCCGTTGAAGACGAATGGGACCCGTTCGACGAGGACTAG
- a CDS encoding pseudouridine synthase codes for MIVLFNKPMNVLSQFTDEGRWPGLARFIDQPGVYAAGRLDRDSEGLLVLTDDGRLQARVASPKFKLPKTYLVQVEGVPDDAALAALRKGVTLKDGATRPAKADPIAPPALWPRDPPVRVRKSVPDSWLRLTIREGKNRQVRRMTAAVGHPTLRLVRVAIGPWRIGALQPGEWITTTERP; via the coding sequence ATGATCGTCCTCTTCAACAAGCCCATGAACGTGCTGAGCCAGTTCACCGACGAGGGCCGCTGGCCCGGTCTCGCGCGCTTCATCGACCAGCCGGGCGTGTACGCCGCGGGGCGGCTCGACCGGGACAGCGAGGGGCTCCTCGTGCTCACCGATGACGGGCGGCTGCAGGCGCGCGTCGCGTCGCCGAAGTTCAAGCTTCCCAAGACCTACCTCGTGCAGGTGGAGGGGGTGCCGGACGACGCTGCGCTGGCCGCTCTGCGCAAGGGCGTGACACTCAAGGACGGGGCCACCCGCCCGGCCAAGGCCGATCCAATCGCGCCCCCCGCGCTTTGGCCCCGCGACCCGCCCGTGCGGGTGCGGAAGTCCGTGCCTGACAGCTGGCTCCGGCTCACGATCCGGGAGGGCAAAAACCGGCAGGTGCGGCGCATGACGGCAGCGGTTGGGCATCCGACGCTGCGTCTGGTGCGGGTGGCTATTGGGCCCTGGCGGATCGGCGCGTTACAACCCGGGGAGTGGATCACGACGACGGAGCGCCCCTGA
- a CDS encoding YdeI/OmpD-associated family protein, translating to MAELESVEVRSRADLRAWLADHHARGDGVWLVFWKKHTDHYTPIGDLISELLCWGWVDAVTRGVDVDRSSVRVAPRRATSAWSAVNKAKVEEARAAGLMTPAGEAAIARAQENGMWSFLDDVERLEVPTDLAEALDAAGTARAVWEAYPRSVKRGMLEFIKTAKKPETRANRIAALAEDAAAGLRPRNFR from the coding sequence TTGGCTGAGCTCGAAAGCGTGGAGGTGCGAAGCCGCGCCGATCTCCGGGCCTGGCTCGCGGATCATCACGCGCGCGGGGACGGCGTCTGGCTCGTCTTTTGGAAGAAGCACACCGACCATTATACGCCCATCGGCGATCTCATCTCCGAGCTCCTGTGCTGGGGCTGGGTGGACGCCGTCACACGCGGCGTCGACGTCGACCGCTCGTCGGTGCGCGTGGCCCCGAGGCGCGCCACGAGCGCGTGGTCGGCGGTGAACAAGGCGAAGGTGGAGGAGGCGCGCGCGGCGGGGCTCATGACCCCGGCGGGAGAGGCCGCGATCGCGCGGGCGCAAGAGAACGGCATGTGGAGTTTTCTCGATGATGTGGAGCGCCTTGAGGTGCCCACCGATCTGGCCGAAGCGCTCGACGCAGCCGGAACCGCGCGCGCGGTGTGGGAGGCCTATCCCCGCAGCGTGAAACGCGGGATGCTCGAATTCATCAAGACCGCCAAGAAGCCCGAGACGCGGGCCAATCGGATCGCCGCGCTCGCGGAGGATGCGGCAGCGGGCCTCCGACCTCGCAATTTTCGCTGA
- a CDS encoding sulfotransferase family protein, whose product MGFPGTWMTESESVVYRVVPKCACSTIGQIMFYSDHGTFFDGDIHDATAGLHKWAIEKSQPLITANVEGHKSYAFTCVRNPYTRILSSFFDKICGIQRNGKRYRGNLVPLLIQKYGIEVGAPEDDFEFDQIKSFRRFLLFARDTIRWRRPMEPDIHWSAMSGHISTFIVNGGRYDKIFWTEQFNDGMQDVLKSIKTPKKIKLKDVPRFNESEGHGPKRAFPVEDYFDDLSMHLVYEIYKKDFELFRYDFENPANKMPTGEIDLEEVHAKLGD is encoded by the coding sequence ATGGGCTTTCCAGGCACCTGGATGACAGAGAGCGAAAGCGTGGTGTACCGCGTGGTGCCCAAATGCGCCTGCTCGACCATCGGCCAGATCATGTTCTATTCGGATCACGGGACGTTCTTTGACGGCGATATCCACGATGCCACCGCGGGCCTACACAAGTGGGCCATCGAAAAGAGCCAGCCGCTCATCACCGCCAATGTCGAGGGGCACAAAAGCTACGCCTTCACCTGCGTGCGCAATCCCTACACCCGCATCCTGAGCTCATTCTTCGACAAGATCTGCGGCATCCAGAGGAACGGCAAGCGCTACCGGGGCAACCTCGTGCCGCTGCTCATCCAGAAATACGGGATCGAGGTGGGCGCGCCGGAGGACGATTTCGAATTCGACCAGATCAAGAGCTTCCGCCGCTTCCTGCTCTTCGCGCGCGACACGATCCGCTGGCGGCGTCCCATGGAGCCCGACATCCACTGGTCGGCCATGTCCGGCCACATCTCGACATTCATCGTCAATGGCGGGCGCTACGACAAGATTTTCTGGACGGAGCAGTTCAACGACGGGATGCAGGACGTCCTGAAATCGATCAAGACGCCGAAAAAGATCAAGCTCAAGGACGTGCCGCGCTTCAACGAGAGCGAGGGCCACGGCCCCAAGCGCGCCTTCCCGGTGGAAGACTACTTTGATGATCTGTCCATGCATCTCGTCTACGAGATCTACAAAAAGGACTTCGAGCTCTTCCGCTACGATTTCGAGAACCCGGCCAACAAGATGCCCACGGGCGAGATCGATCTCGAAGAAGTCCACGCCAAGCTCGGCGACTGA
- the rpiB gene encoding ribose 5-phosphate isomerase B, with translation MTRRIVLSSDHAAIDLRQAVARHCEARGYDVRDIGPETPESTHYPVHGKAAAERVASGGADLGIILCGTGQGIMMAANKVPGIRCGVCADTFSAAMIRAHNDANMLSLGARVVGEGLALAIVDAFLDTAFEGGRHATRVDMIEAETTGS, from the coding sequence ATGACACGACGCATCGTACTTTCCTCCGATCACGCGGCCATCGACCTCCGCCAGGCCGTGGCGCGGCATTGCGAGGCGCGCGGCTATGACGTGCGCGATATCGGGCCCGAAACGCCCGAGAGCACGCATTATCCCGTGCACGGCAAGGCAGCGGCGGAGCGCGTCGCCTCCGGTGGCGCGGATCTCGGGATCATCCTCTGCGGCACCGGTCAGGGCATCATGATGGCCGCCAACAAGGTGCCGGGCATCCGGTGTGGGGTCTGCGCCGACACGTTCTCGGCGGCCATGATCCGGGCCCACAACGATGCCAACATGCTCAGCCTCGGCGCGCGGGTGGTGGGCGAAGGGCTCGCGCTCGCGATCGTGGATGCCTTTCTTGACACTGCCTTCGAGGGTGGGCGCCACGCCACCCGAGTGGACATGATCGAGGCCGAGACCACGGGCTCGTGA
- a CDS encoding crotonase/enoyl-CoA hydratase family protein, which produces MPIKLETEDGIATVTLSRPEKKNAMSLELLEALVSTCAALEAQPGLRAVILTGAGGVFSAGIDLAVMGQMAADPAKLSQMLATRDAEGANAFQAPMLCWTRLPVPVIAAVEGLCFGAGLQLALGADIRIVHPDTRLSIMEAKWGLVPDMGITATLPRLLRADAAKVLMMTGRVMSGREAERHGLVTELSEAPRARAEALAAEIAARSPDAVAASKRLVEEAWTGGPEALALEAQLQGALIGTPNQMEAVAANIQKRPPRFG; this is translated from the coding sequence ATGCCGATCAAGCTGGAGACCGAGGACGGCATCGCCACAGTCACGCTGTCACGTCCGGAAAAAAAGAACGCCATGAGCCTCGAGCTGCTGGAGGCCCTCGTGTCGACCTGCGCGGCGCTCGAGGCGCAGCCGGGGCTCCGGGCCGTGATCCTCACGGGCGCGGGCGGCGTCTTCTCGGCGGGGATCGACTTGGCCGTCATGGGGCAGATGGCAGCCGATCCGGCGAAGCTCTCGCAGATGCTGGCCACGCGGGACGCGGAGGGGGCCAATGCCTTCCAGGCTCCCATGCTCTGCTGGACGCGGCTTCCCGTGCCGGTGATCGCCGCGGTCGAGGGGCTCTGCTTCGGCGCGGGGCTCCAGCTCGCGCTCGGCGCCGACATTCGCATCGTGCACCCGGACACGCGGCTCTCGATCATGGAGGCGAAATGGGGCCTCGTCCCCGACATGGGGATCACGGCAACGCTGCCCCGGCTCCTGCGCGCCGACGCGGCCAAGGTGCTGATGATGACGGGGCGTGTGATGTCCGGCCGGGAGGCGGAGCGCCACGGGCTCGTCACCGAGCTGAGCGAGGCGCCACGCGCGCGGGCAGAGGCACTGGCAGCAGAGATCGCAGCGCGGTCGCCCGACGCGGTCGCGGCCTCGAAGCGTCTCGTCGAGGAGGCCTGGACCGGCGGGCCCGAGGCCCTCGCCCTCGAGGCCCAGCTTCAGGGCGCGCTCATCGGGACGCCGAACCAGATGGAGGCCGTGGCCGCCAATATCCAGAAAAGGCCGCCGCGCTTTGGCTGA
- a CDS encoding SGNH/GDSL hydrolase family protein, with protein sequence MRFVIFLAALWAGSAAAETGPRIQLLGDSMMATHVLTGRAVPNWVERRLGEDVDNNALTGAMMRGISRQYEPGAHDWVVLNGGGNDLWLGCGCDGCGERMSRVITPEGDAGILPELVARIRDDGARVLYVGYLRSPGFGSPIEHCRDEGDEMERRVELMARGMDGVWLLSNRTLVPSGDRSFHALDRIHPSVKGSRAIAERIVSVIEQVEAR encoded by the coding sequence ATGCGTTTTGTGATTTTTCTTGCCGCCCTCTGGGCCGGGTCGGCTGCTGCGGAAACCGGCCCCCGCATCCAGCTTCTGGGCGATTCGATGATGGCCACCCACGTGCTCACCGGCCGCGCGGTGCCCAACTGGGTGGAGCGCAGATTGGGCGAGGACGTCGATAACAACGCGCTCACCGGCGCGATGATGCGCGGGATCAGCCGGCAATACGAGCCCGGTGCCCACGACTGGGTGGTGCTCAATGGCGGTGGCAACGATCTGTGGCTCGGCTGCGGCTGCGATGGATGCGGCGAGCGGATGTCGCGCGTGATCACGCCCGAGGGCGATGCGGGGATCCTGCCGGAGCTCGTGGCCCGCATAAGGGACGATGGCGCGCGCGTGCTGTATGTGGGCTACCTGCGCTCGCCGGGCTTCGGCTCGCCCATCGAGCATTGCCGGGATGAGGGCGATGAGATGGAGCGCCGCGTGGAGCTCATGGCGCGCGGCATGGACGGGGTTTGGCTCCTGTCGAACCGGACGCTCGTGCCCTCGGGCGACCGGAGCTTTCACGCATTGGACCGCATTCACCCCTCGGTCAAGGGATCAAGGGCCATCGCGGAGCGGATCGTGAGCGTGATCGAGCAGGTCGAGGCGCGCTGA
- a CDS encoding serine hydrolase, with translation MISRRAFLAGSAAALAAPAPLRAQDLSAAIAELPQLHSLQVRVGDTLAFAAAPRGPGLARPANIKSVSKSIVALLLGAAIARGEIESVTMPLSEVAPGLLSGATAGAGAITLEDLVTLRAGLERTSGANYGGWVSSPNWVRDALSRPFVASPGGPLLYSTGSTHVLGAALAEATGRSLLAQARQRLGGPLGIEIPPWTRAPEGYYLGGNEMALRPTAMLEIATLLRDGGRHGGAEVIPERWIAASLEPRTHSRWSGLGYGYGWFLSRSGWALGRGYGGQIIAADRRAGLAVALTSDPTRPARSGGYFSDIMALLDGPVRALA, from the coding sequence ATGATCTCTCGTCGCGCTTTCCTTGCCGGTTCCGCCGCCGCCCTCGCGGCCCCTGCCCCGCTCCGGGCGCAGGACCTGTCCGCGGCCATCGCTGAACTGCCGCAGCTTCACTCCCTCCAGGTTCGGGTCGGTGACACGCTCGCCTTTGCCGCCGCGCCGCGTGGCCCGGGGCTCGCGCGGCCAGCCAACATCAAGTCGGTCTCCAAGAGCATCGTGGCGCTCCTTCTCGGCGCGGCCATCGCCCGCGGCGAAATCGAGAGCGTGACGATGCCGCTCTCGGAAGTGGCACCTGGCCTTCTCTCCGGAGCAACGGCGGGGGCGGGCGCGATCACGCTCGAGGACCTCGTGACGCTGCGCGCCGGGCTCGAGCGGACATCGGGGGCGAATTACGGCGGCTGGGTGAGCTCTCCCAACTGGGTGCGGGACGCGCTGTCGCGCCCCTTCGTGGCATCGCCGGGCGGCCCGCTCCTCTACTCCACGGGCTCCACCCACGTGCTGGGCGCCGCACTCGCGGAAGCCACGGGCCGCTCCCTCCTGGCGCAGGCCCGGCAGCGGCTTGGCGGGCCGCTCGGCATCGAGATCCCGCCCTGGACGCGCGCGCCGGAGGGCTACTACCTCGGCGGCAACGAGATGGCGCTCCGCCCCACCGCCATGCTCGAAATCGCCACGCTCCTGCGCGATGGCGGCCGCCATGGCGGCGCGGAGGTGATCCCCGAGCGCTGGATCGCGGCCTCGCTCGAGCCGCGCACGCACTCGCGCTGGTCGGGGCTGGGCTATGGCTACGGCTGGTTCCTCTCCCGCTCGGGCTGGGCCCTGGGGCGCGGCTATGGCGGGCAGATCATCGCCGCGGACCGCCGCGCGGGCCTCGCTGTGGCGCTCACCTCGGACCCCACGCGCCCGGCACGCTCCGGCGGGTATTTCAGTGACATCATGGCCCTTCTCGACGGCCCCGTGCGCGCCCTCGCGTGA
- the recR gene encoding recombination mediator RecR, whose protein sequence is MADDISSLETLIELMARLPGLGPRSARRAALHLVKKRGQLLGPLAEAMADVARSARECLNCGNITTSDRCAICTSPKRATGEICVVEDVADLWAMERAGVFRGRYHVLGGTLSALDAVGPEELRIPRLMARIPEEAVTEVILALPATVDGQTTAHYIASELPGVTVTSLAQGVPVGGELDYLDDGTISAALKARKSF, encoded by the coding sequence ATGGCCGACGATATCTCCTCCCTCGAGACGCTCATCGAGCTGATGGCCCGCTTGCCGGGCCTCGGGCCCCGCTCTGCGCGGCGCGCGGCGCTCCATCTCGTGAAGAAGCGCGGGCAGCTCCTCGGGCCCCTCGCGGAGGCCATGGCGGATGTGGCGCGGAGCGCGCGGGAATGCCTGAATTGCGGCAACATCACCACCTCCGACCGCTGCGCCATCTGCACCTCGCCCAAGCGCGCCACCGGAGAGATCTGCGTGGTCGAGGACGTGGCCGATCTCTGGGCGATGGAGCGCGCGGGCGTGTTTCGCGGGCGCTACCATGTCCTCGGCGGGACGCTCTCGGCGCTCGACGCGGTGGGCCCCGAGGAGCTGCGCATCCCGCGCCTCATGGCGCGTATCCCGGAGGAGGCGGTGACCGAGGTGATCCTCGCGCTCCCCGCCACGGTCGACGGCCAGACGACTGCGCATTACATCGCAAGCGAGCTGCCCGGCGTCACGGTCACGAGCCTCGCGCAGGGGGTGCCCGTGGGCGGCGAACTCGACTATCTCGATGACGGCACCATCTCCGCGGCGCTCAAGGCCCGAAAGAGCTTCTGA